Proteins from one Gimesia maris genomic window:
- a CDS encoding integrase core domain-containing protein, which produces MYKNTRKQRSYDHRLKELVRSTGNIESWWRVLKHQWLYLNELDSAHAVENLVDFYVEQYNTHLPHSAFQGQTPDEMYYGTGREIPGQLQETRIAARKSRMESNRSQSCRICEELLAVGS; this is translated from the coding sequence CAAGCAACGCAGCTATGATCATCGGCTAAAAGAACTTGTTCGATCTACCGGCAATATCGAATCGTGGTGGCGCGTGCTCAAGCACCAATGGCTTTATTTGAACGAGCTGGATTCCGCACATGCGGTCGAAAACCTGGTGGATTTCTACGTCGAGCAATACAACACTCATTTACCACATTCCGCGTTCCAGGGGCAGACTCCTGACGAGATGTACTATGGAACGGGGCGGGAGATACCGGGGCAACTGCAGGAAACGCGTATCGCAGCGAGAAAATCACGGATGGAGTCAAATCGATCTCAGAGCTGTCGGATCTGTGAGGAACTTCTCGCAGTCGGTAGTTGA